Proteins encoded in a region of the Terriglobia bacterium genome:
- a CDS encoding helix-turn-helix transcriptional regulator: MEINMRLKLARVEKGFSQQDLADRVQASRQTVGLIEKKKFNPSLGLCIRIAKVLGRTLDQLFWEEEKDERSGASS; encoded by the coding sequence ATGGAAATCAACATGCGGCTCAAGTTGGCGCGAGTTGAGAAGGGATTTTCTCAACAGGATTTAGCCGACAGAGTTCAGGCTTCGCGACAAACCGTAGGCTTGATTGAAAAGAAAAAATTTAATCCATCGCTGGGGCTGTGCATCCGAATTGCGAAGGTATTGGGCAGGACTTTGGACCAGCTGTTTTGGGAGGAAGAAAAGGATGAAAGGTCCGGGGCTTCGAGTTGA